From Pseudofrankia saprophytica, a single genomic window includes:
- a CDS encoding replication-associated recombination protein A, whose protein sequence is MSLFDTVPPATGGAVGGVAGDRPAADAAPVTPTGPLADRLRPRGLDELVGQRHLLGPGSPLRRLVEGGGTTSVVLWGPPGTGKTTLAHIVSRATGRRFRELSAVTAGVKDVRAVIDEARAALALSSGRSRQARGPVPEPDLRTVLFIDEVHRFTRTQQDALLPAVERGWITLVAATTENPSFSVVAPLLSRSLLFTLTPLTDDDIRVLVRRALVDPRGYGGRVRIAPDALDHLVRLAGGDARRALTALEASAEAALAKVPAGGGTAGEPAAAGTALAPGTEPAVEAEPVVEPTVTGEPAAAGEVPAAGEGPAGEGPNGETEPVGGSEPVAGTAAGPREPAAAVDLALLEQSVDRAAVRYDRDGDQHYDVVSAFIKSMRGGDADAALHYLARMLEAGEDPRFVARRMIILASEDIGMADPGALGVAVSAAQALEMIGLPEARLALAQAVIHLALAPKSNAVIRAIDAATADVRAGRGGSVPAHLRDSHYQGARRLGHGDGYRYPHDYPGGVVDQQYAPDELVGVDYFRPGQLGFERRASARADELRAVLRGGARPAAGGAGPDAAPGPREQGS, encoded by the coding sequence GTGAGCCTGTTCGACACGGTGCCCCCGGCCACCGGCGGCGCGGTCGGCGGTGTCGCCGGTGACCGCCCCGCCGCGGACGCGGCGCCGGTGACGCCGACGGGGCCGCTGGCCGATCGGCTGCGCCCGCGCGGGCTCGACGAGCTGGTCGGCCAGCGCCATCTGCTCGGGCCGGGCAGCCCGCTGCGCCGGCTGGTCGAGGGCGGCGGGACGACCTCGGTCGTCCTGTGGGGCCCGCCGGGCACCGGCAAGACGACGCTCGCGCACATCGTCTCCCGGGCGACCGGGCGGCGGTTCCGCGAGCTGTCGGCGGTCACGGCCGGGGTGAAGGACGTCCGGGCGGTGATCGACGAGGCTCGCGCGGCACTGGCCCTGTCGAGTGGCCGGTCCAGGCAGGCGCGCGGGCCGGTGCCCGAGCCGGACCTGCGCACCGTGCTGTTCATCGACGAGGTCCACCGGTTCACGAGAACCCAGCAGGACGCGCTGCTGCCCGCGGTGGAGCGCGGCTGGATCACGCTGGTCGCCGCGACCACCGAGAACCCCTCGTTCTCCGTCGTCGCCCCGCTGCTGTCGCGCTCGCTGCTGTTCACCCTCACTCCGCTCACCGACGACGACATCCGCGTCCTGGTGCGCCGGGCGCTGGTCGACCCACGCGGCTACGGCGGTCGGGTGCGCATCGCCCCGGACGCGCTGGACCATCTGGTCCGGCTCGCGGGTGGTGACGCCCGCCGGGCGCTCACCGCACTGGAGGCGAGCGCCGAGGCGGCCCTGGCCAAGGTCCCGGCCGGGGGTGGGACGGCGGGGGAGCCAGCCGCCGCGGGCACCGCGCTGGCCCCCGGCACCGAGCCGGCCGTCGAGGCCGAGCCGGTCGTCGAGCCCACGGTGACGGGCGAGCCCGCGGCGGCCGGGGAGGTCCCAGCGGCCGGGGAGGGTCCGGCCGGGGAGGGCCCGAACGGGGAGACCGAGCCAGTCGGAGGGAGCGAGCCGGTCGCAGGGACCGCGGCGGGTCCGCGGGAGCCCGCGGCCGCCGTGGATCTGGCGCTGCTCGAGCAGTCCGTCGACCGGGCGGCCGTTCGTTACGACCGGGACGGTGACCAGCACTACGACGTCGTCAGCGCGTTCATCAAGTCCATGCGCGGCGGCGACGCCGACGCGGCGCTGCACTACCTGGCCCGGATGCTGGAGGCCGGGGAGGACCCGCGTTTCGTCGCCCGGCGCATGATCATCCTTGCGAGCGAGGACATCGGGATGGCCGACCCGGGTGCGCTCGGCGTCGCCGTGTCCGCGGCCCAGGCCCTGGAGATGATCGGGCTTCCGGAGGCGCGGCTGGCGCTCGCGCAGGCCGTGATCCATCTTGCGCTCGCCCCCAAGTCCAACGCGGTGATCCGCGCGATCGACGCGGCCACGGCCGACGTCCGGGCCGGCAGGGGCGGCTCGGTGCCGGCCCACCTGCGTGACTCGCATTACCAGGGCGCCCGCCGGCTCGGGCACGGCGACGGCTACCGCTACCCGCACGACTACCCGGGCGGGGTGGTCGACCAGCAGTACGCGCCGGACGAGCTGGTGGGCGTCGACTACTTCCGCCCCGGTCAGCTGGGCTTCGAGCGGCGTGCCTCGGCCAGGGCCGACGAGCTGCGCGCCGTGCTGCGCGGCGGCGCGCGACCAGCGGCTGGCGGCGCCGGGCCGGACGCGGCGCCCGGCCCACGAGAGCAGGGCTCTTAG
- a CDS encoding DUF6167 family protein: MSRRLFYVTFGAVAGVLVVRQAAKAASALSPGSMAGSLVASLSEFMADVREFMAEREDELRDALGLYDDQDDELPAGASEAPSLPDPRRL; encoded by the coding sequence ATGTCGCGCCGGCTGTTCTACGTCACCTTCGGCGCAGTCGCCGGAGTGCTGGTCGTCCGCCAGGCGGCCAAGGCCGCGTCGGCGCTGTCTCCGGGGAGCATGGCGGGCTCGCTGGTGGCGTCGCTGTCGGAGTTCATGGCCGACGTCCGCGAGTTCATGGCCGAGCGGGAGGACGAGCTGCGGGACGCGCTCGGCCTCTACGACGATCAGGACGACGAGCTGCCCGCGGGCGCCTCCGAGGCGCCGAGCCTGCCGGATCCGCGCCGCCTGTAG
- a CDS encoding DUF948 domain-containing protein — protein sequence MSGGAMAGLIASGAFAVLVLFGCYALYKLGKIFDETAARVRQTGIAIDEGTARVRQAGATVDEVNVALSHVNKELDRIDAITANVQNISTNVSSMSSLFAATVGGPIVRVAAFSYGVRQAAAKRTRAEVGSRVAAEMKAEKKAARASRRAAPVQPTAADFDEPVRGR from the coding sequence ATGTCCGGTGGCGCGATGGCGGGGCTGATTGCCTCGGGCGCCTTCGCCGTGCTCGTCCTCTTTGGCTGCTACGCCCTTTACAAGCTCGGCAAGATCTTCGACGAGACCGCGGCCCGGGTCCGCCAGACCGGCATCGCCATCGACGAGGGCACCGCCCGGGTCCGCCAGGCCGGCGCCACCGTCGACGAGGTCAACGTCGCGCTCTCGCACGTCAACAAGGAACTGGACCGGATCGACGCGATCACGGCCAACGTGCAGAACATCAGCACGAACGTGTCGTCGATGAGCTCGCTGTTCGCGGCGACCGTCGGCGGCCCGATCGTGCGGGTCGCGGCCTTCTCCTACGGCGTCCGCCAGGCCGCGGCGAAGCGGACCCGCGCCGAGGTCGGCTCCCGGGTCGCCGCCGAGATGAAGGCCGAGAAGAAGGCCGCCCGGGCGAGCCGGCGCGCGGCCCCCGTCCAGCCCACGGCGGCCGACTTCGACGAGCCGGTGCGGGGCCGCTAG